Proteins encoded by one window of Raphanus sativus cultivar WK10039 unplaced genomic scaffold, ASM80110v3 Scaffold0002, whole genome shotgun sequence:
- the LOC108812374 gene encoding ENHANCER OF AG-4 protein 2 isoform X2 gives MAPGRKRGAGSKGKDNGKLILGDLVLAKVKGFPAWPAKISRPEEWDRAPDPRKYFVQFFGTQEIAFVAPPDIQAFTSESKAKLLARCQGKTVKYFAQAVKEISTEFEGLQNHKSDVLGNEDPMDAADPGLVKDETVDGSDHIVTDSDGTDNLDSEVGPYFPKVEKKKVETKKQGSSPFRESTATSSGSELLEQVDPEIKEEDFDKGPDGCTKKFGNGQKDLPNGKRIKKEAGGSDREGKDTVRRDKSNNSHAPDGRDTSGKPEFRKSKGLLSEKSRSKVSGVKQEIPPGVKDGVSGKKRRLESESGKPAQRVDESSRAAKKPRCEGLSARGGDLQYDKIVATKRRRQTVEHDTSPPFSGSRVKSEKGQLEQKDRASSVSNVKVPASQSLKKRRAVCVYDEDDDEDPKTPLHGSQAVVPKATPVLTDGPKNANVGRDTSTKAKISARSTESMGLRKVPLRKHCEDTSRVLSDNVENSTNILPMVKPISQLPAKDVKQILQSPMKSPQLVSPNKQVAGQHKPVKPSVKVSGALMAKKPHSDSGKEAVVGSDKVSSTRSQPTNQRHKPASVGDMPTVVSKAGLRLNDAGVLRDTSEDFSAVMLDKNRENESAPFTRARTPDSAASMKDLIAAAQAKRKLAHSQNSIFGKLDPSFLGINDTQMRSHCPIMVQHASAAIVMPVPVQEHQQDSFPSNHEHQSSSGNQNETDDNEERRRSSGHESVGGSLSGGTEAAVSRDAFEGMIETLSRTKESIGRATRLAIDCAKYGIASEVVELLIRKLESEPHLHRKVDLFFLVDSITQCSHNQKGIAGASYVPTVQAALPRLLGAAAPSGTDACDNRRKCLKVLKLWLDRKIFPESLLRHYIDDIGASADDATVGFRRPSRSERAVNDPIREMEGMLVDEYGSNATIQLPGFFSPHTFQDDEEDDDLPNLPIPQDAKNTSSGEPFNALDDLEARDTLSDTAHRVLEDVDRELKMEDVCDQPKDVAPSAFCGNETKGQSLDAREPVAEKSTGVPPLPEDSPPLPDESPPSPPPLPPSPPPPSPPPPPSSPPPLMPPPPPPLSPPPSPPPPPPPPAQSIALPPSLTIQQSIASHQQLPLQLGFPLAYPLSHQTYPGSVQQDRGSIFTGDQIVQGPGSHVERAGKTEFFVQQSSNFSPAGVCSSREPSAFTSSRQLEFGNSDARFNPEASSQNQRFQLNIPLSQRPMLRNLPSAPSSHFPYPSHVQSQSQRSYTHPYSFPPQRDDGRRFRNEEPWRMSSSGRSAENQSGAWIQGRNSHPGFPRVTDNFFRPPSVAMSYQPSSASNLQAVPTTPGHAASQMLPSRSDIPTANCWRPA, from the exons AGCTTTTGTTGCACCACCTGATATCCAAGCCTTCACTAGTGAGTCAAAGGCCAAACTGTTGGCTAGATGTCAAGGTAAAACTGTTAAGTACTTTGCACAGGCTGTGAAGGAAATAAGCACAGAATTTGAGGGGTTGCAAAATCACAAGTCTGATGTTTTGGGTAATGAGGATCCGATGGATGCTGCGGATCCTGGTTTGGTAAAGGATGAGACAGTTGATGGATCAGATCACATCGTCACTGATTCTGATGGAACTGATAACTTAGATTCTGAGGTGGGACCTTACTTCCCGAaagtagaaaagaaaaaagttgaAACAAAGAAGCAGGGTTCGTCTCCATTTCGGGAATCCACAGCCACATCTTCGGGTAGCGAGTTACTAGAGCAGGTGGACCCtgaaataaaagaagaagattttgATAAAGGACCTGATGGTTGCACTAAGAAATTTGGTAATGGTCAAAAGGATCTGCCCAACGGTAAGAGAATAAAGAAGGAAGCAGGTGGCTCGGACAGAGAAGGTAAAGATACAGTTCGCAGAGACAAAAGCAATAACTCACATGCCCCTGATGGTCGAGATACTAGTGGTAAACCAGAATTCAGAAAGTCAAAAGGTCTGTTGTCAGAGAAATCTAGGTCCAAAGTGTCTGGAGTTAAGCAAGAAATTCCACCTGGCGTTAAGGATGGGGTTTCCGGCAAGAAAAGGAGGCTTGAAAGTGAATCAGGGAAGCCTGCACAAAGAGTAGATGAGAGCTCACGTGCGGCTAAAAAGCCGCGGTGTGAAG GACTAAGTGCTCGTGGAGGTGATTTACAATATGATAAAATAGTTGCAACAAAGCGCCGGAGACAAACAGTGGAGCATGATACCTCGCCTCCTTTTTCTGGGTCTCGTGTTAAATCCGAGAAAGGTCAACTGGAACAGAAAGACCGTGCATCTTCTGTTAGTAATGTCAAGGTTCCAGCTTCACAGTCGCTGAAAAAAAGGAGGGCTGTTTGTGTATAtgacgaagatgatgatgaagatccGAAAACCCCATTACATGGAAGTCAAGCCGTTGTTCCAAAAGCAACACCAGTATTGACTGATGGTCCTAAAAATGCTAACGTAGGTCGTGATACTTCTACCAAAGCCAAAATATCTGCTAGATCTACAGAGAGTATGGGACTAAGGAAAGTACCTCTGCGTAAACATTGTGAGGATACTTCACGTGTATTATCAGATAATGTGGAGAATTCTACAAACATCTTACCCATGGTAAAACCCATCAGCCAGTTGCCGGCAAAGGATGTAAAGCAAATCTTGCAATCTCCTATGAAGTCTCCTCAGCTGGTGTCACCTAACAAGCAGGTTGCTGGACAGCATAAACCTGTCAAACCATCTGTCAAAGTTTCTGGTGCTTTGATGGCAAAGAAGCCTCATAGTGATTCTGGTAAGGAAGCAGTCGTAGGATCTGATAAAGTAAGCTCTACCCGATCTCAGCCTACAAATCAGAGACATAAACCAGCTTCAGTTGGAGATATGCCAACAGTGGTTTCAAAAGCTGGGTTACGTCTGAATGATGCTGGGGTTTTAAGAGACACTTCTGAGGATTTCTCTGCTGTTAT GCTTGATAAAAATCGAGAAAATGAGAGTGCTCCATTCACCAGAGCGAGGACCCCAGATTCGGCTGCATCTATGAAGGATCTAATTGCAGCTGCACAGGCCAAAAGAAAACTAGCACATTCGCAAAATTCAATTTTTGGAAAATTGGACCCTAGTTTTTTAGGCATCAATGATACTCAGATGAGGAGCCATTGCCCAATTATGGTTCAGCATGCTTCAGCTGCCATCGTAATGCCTGTCCCAGTTCAAGAACATCAACAAGACTCATTTCCGTCAAATCATGAGCATCAGTCCTCATCAGGAAATCAAAATGAGACTGATGATAATGAAGAGAGAAGACGTAGTTCAGGGCATGAGTCAGTTGGAGGGTCACTTAGTGGTGGCACTGAGGCTGCTGTTTCTCGGGATGCTTTTGAGGGCATGATAGAGACCTTATCGAGAACTAAGGAAAGTATCGGACGTGCAACACGCCTAGCAATTGATTGTGCCAAGTATGGGATTGCTAGTGAG GTGGTGGAACTTCTCATAAGAAAGTTGGAAAGTGAGCCTCACTTGCATCGAAAAGTGGACTTGTTCTTTCTTGTTGACTCTATCACCCAGTGTTCGCACAACCAAAAAG GTATTGCTGGTGCTTCATATGTTCCTACTGTGCAAGCTGCTTTGCCACGTCTTTTAGGGGCTGCGGCTCCTTCAGGGACCGATGCTTGTGATAACCGTCGTAAATGTCTGAAG gttttgaaGTTGTGGCTTGATAGGAAAATCTTTCCTGAATCTCTTCTGCGTCACTATATAGATGATATTggagcttctgctgatgatgcAACTGTTGGGTTTCGACGTCCTTCCAGATCTGAGCGTGCTGTAAATGATCCTATCAGAGAAATGGAAGGGATGCTTGTTGATGAGTATGGCAG CAATGCAACTATTCAGCTGCCAGGGTTTTTCTCTCCTCATACCTTtcaagatgatgaagaagatgacgaTCTTCCAAATCTTCCAATACCACAAGATGCGAAAAATACATCATCTGGGGAACCTTTCAATGCTTTAGACGACTTGGAAGCACGTGATACTTTGAGTGATACAGCCCATAGAGTTTTAGAGGATGTAGATCGTGAACTTAAAATGGAAGATGTATGTGATCAGCCGAAAGATGTAGCACCTTCCGCTTTCTGTGGGAATGAGACAAAGGGTCAGTCACTGGATGCTAGGGAACCAGTTGCAGAAAAGTCAACTGGGGTGCCTCCTCTTCCAGAGGATTCTCCTCCCCTGCCTGACGAATCACCTCCATCTCCCCCTCCTCTACCTCCTTCTCCACCACCTCCATCCCCACCTCCTCCGCCTTCATCTCCGCCCCCATTGatgccaccaccaccacctccccTTTCACCTCCACCTTCACCgccacctccacctccaccgCCTGCACAATCTATAGCTTTACCACCATCGTTAACCATTCAACAATCCATTGCTAGCCATCAACAGTTACCGCTTCAACTTGGATTTCCTCTAGCATATCCATTATCGCATCAAACATATCCAGGATCTGTGCAGCAAGATCGCGGTAGCATTTTCACT GGTGATCAAATTGTCCAAGGGCCTGGAAGTCATGTTGAGAGGGCTGGAAAAACTGAATTTTTCGTGCAGCAATCATCTAATTTTTCTCCAGCAGGAGTGTGTAGCTCCAGGGAGCCTTCAGCATTTACTTCCTCCAGACAACTAGAATTTGGGAACAGCGATGCACGTTTTAATCCTGAAGCTTCGTCACAGAACCAACGGTTTCAACTGAACATCCCTCTATCCCAAAGACCTATGCTTAGGAACCTGCCTTCAGCACCGTCCAGTCATTTTCCGTATCCAAGCCATGTTCAGTCACAATCCCAGCGTTCCTACACTCATCCTTATTCTTTCCCACCTCAACGTGATGATGGACGGCGATTTAGAAATGAGGAACCATGGCGGATGTCTTCAAGTGGTCGTAGTGCAGAAAACCAGAGTGGTGCTTGGATACAGGGGAGAAATTCACATCCAGGCTTTCCCAGAGTCACAGACA ATTTTTTTCGGCCACCTTCAGTGGCAATGAGCTATCAGCCTTCTTCTGCCAGTAACTTGCAAGCTGTGCCTACAACTCCAG GTCATGCTGCTTCCCAGATGCTACCATCTCGGTCAGACATACCTACCGCAAATTGTTGGAGGCCAGCTTGA
- the LOC108812374 gene encoding ENHANCER OF AG-4 protein 2 isoform X1, with product MAPGRKRGAGSKGKDNGKLILGDLVLAKVKGFPAWPAKISRPEEWDRAPDPRKYFVQFFGTQEIAFVAPPDIQAFTSESKAKLLARCQGKTVKYFAQAVKEISTEFEGLQNHKSDVLGNEDPMDAADPGLVKDETVDGSDHIVTDSDGTDNLDSEVGPYFPKVEKKKVETKKQGSSPFRESTATSSGSELLEQVDPEIKEEDFDKGPDGCTKKFGNGQKDLPNGKRIKKEAGGSDREGKDTVRRDKSNNSHAPDGRDTSGKPEFRKSKGLLSEKSRSKVSGVKQEIPPGVKDGVSGKKRRLESESGKPAQRVDESSRAAKKPRCEGKNDKDRCENDSTGTVSDIKRELVVGLSARGGDLQYDKIVATKRRRQTVEHDTSPPFSGSRVKSEKGQLEQKDRASSVSNVKVPASQSLKKRRAVCVYDEDDDEDPKTPLHGSQAVVPKATPVLTDGPKNANVGRDTSTKAKISARSTESMGLRKVPLRKHCEDTSRVLSDNVENSTNILPMVKPISQLPAKDVKQILQSPMKSPQLVSPNKQVAGQHKPVKPSVKVSGALMAKKPHSDSGKEAVVGSDKVSSTRSQPTNQRHKPASVGDMPTVVSKAGLRLNDAGVLRDTSEDFSAVMLDKNRENESAPFTRARTPDSAASMKDLIAAAQAKRKLAHSQNSIFGKLDPSFLGINDTQMRSHCPIMVQHASAAIVMPVPVQEHQQDSFPSNHEHQSSSGNQNETDDNEERRRSSGHESVGGSLSGGTEAAVSRDAFEGMIETLSRTKESIGRATRLAIDCAKYGIASEVVELLIRKLESEPHLHRKVDLFFLVDSITQCSHNQKGIAGASYVPTVQAALPRLLGAAAPSGTDACDNRRKCLKVLKLWLDRKIFPESLLRHYIDDIGASADDATVGFRRPSRSERAVNDPIREMEGMLVDEYGSNATIQLPGFFSPHTFQDDEEDDDLPNLPIPQDAKNTSSGEPFNALDDLEARDTLSDTAHRVLEDVDRELKMEDVCDQPKDVAPSAFCGNETKGQSLDAREPVAEKSTGVPPLPEDSPPLPDESPPSPPPLPPSPPPPSPPPPPSSPPPLMPPPPPPLSPPPSPPPPPPPPAQSIALPPSLTIQQSIASHQQLPLQLGFPLAYPLSHQTYPGSVQQDRGSIFTGDQIVQGPGSHVERAGKTEFFVQQSSNFSPAGVCSSREPSAFTSSRQLEFGNSDARFNPEASSQNQRFQLNIPLSQRPMLRNLPSAPSSHFPYPSHVQSQSQRSYTHPYSFPPQRDDGRRFRNEEPWRMSSSGRSAENQSGAWIQGRNSHPGFPRVTDNFFRPPSVAMSYQPSSASNLQAVPTTPGHAASQMLPSRSDIPTANCWRPA from the exons AGCTTTTGTTGCACCACCTGATATCCAAGCCTTCACTAGTGAGTCAAAGGCCAAACTGTTGGCTAGATGTCAAGGTAAAACTGTTAAGTACTTTGCACAGGCTGTGAAGGAAATAAGCACAGAATTTGAGGGGTTGCAAAATCACAAGTCTGATGTTTTGGGTAATGAGGATCCGATGGATGCTGCGGATCCTGGTTTGGTAAAGGATGAGACAGTTGATGGATCAGATCACATCGTCACTGATTCTGATGGAACTGATAACTTAGATTCTGAGGTGGGACCTTACTTCCCGAaagtagaaaagaaaaaagttgaAACAAAGAAGCAGGGTTCGTCTCCATTTCGGGAATCCACAGCCACATCTTCGGGTAGCGAGTTACTAGAGCAGGTGGACCCtgaaataaaagaagaagattttgATAAAGGACCTGATGGTTGCACTAAGAAATTTGGTAATGGTCAAAAGGATCTGCCCAACGGTAAGAGAATAAAGAAGGAAGCAGGTGGCTCGGACAGAGAAGGTAAAGATACAGTTCGCAGAGACAAAAGCAATAACTCACATGCCCCTGATGGTCGAGATACTAGTGGTAAACCAGAATTCAGAAAGTCAAAAGGTCTGTTGTCAGAGAAATCTAGGTCCAAAGTGTCTGGAGTTAAGCAAGAAATTCCACCTGGCGTTAAGGATGGGGTTTCCGGCAAGAAAAGGAGGCTTGAAAGTGAATCAGGGAAGCCTGCACAAAGAGTAGATGAGAGCTCACGTGCGGCTAAAAAGCCGCGGTGTGAAGGTAAAAATGACAAAGACAGGTGTGAAAATGATTCTACTGGCACTGTATCAGATATTAAGCGTGAACTTGTTGTAGGACTAAGTGCTCGTGGAGGTGATTTACAATATGATAAAATAGTTGCAACAAAGCGCCGGAGACAAACAGTGGAGCATGATACCTCGCCTCCTTTTTCTGGGTCTCGTGTTAAATCCGAGAAAGGTCAACTGGAACAGAAAGACCGTGCATCTTCTGTTAGTAATGTCAAGGTTCCAGCTTCACAGTCGCTGAAAAAAAGGAGGGCTGTTTGTGTATAtgacgaagatgatgatgaagatccGAAAACCCCATTACATGGAAGTCAAGCCGTTGTTCCAAAAGCAACACCAGTATTGACTGATGGTCCTAAAAATGCTAACGTAGGTCGTGATACTTCTACCAAAGCCAAAATATCTGCTAGATCTACAGAGAGTATGGGACTAAGGAAAGTACCTCTGCGTAAACATTGTGAGGATACTTCACGTGTATTATCAGATAATGTGGAGAATTCTACAAACATCTTACCCATGGTAAAACCCATCAGCCAGTTGCCGGCAAAGGATGTAAAGCAAATCTTGCAATCTCCTATGAAGTCTCCTCAGCTGGTGTCACCTAACAAGCAGGTTGCTGGACAGCATAAACCTGTCAAACCATCTGTCAAAGTTTCTGGTGCTTTGATGGCAAAGAAGCCTCATAGTGATTCTGGTAAGGAAGCAGTCGTAGGATCTGATAAAGTAAGCTCTACCCGATCTCAGCCTACAAATCAGAGACATAAACCAGCTTCAGTTGGAGATATGCCAACAGTGGTTTCAAAAGCTGGGTTACGTCTGAATGATGCTGGGGTTTTAAGAGACACTTCTGAGGATTTCTCTGCTGTTAT GCTTGATAAAAATCGAGAAAATGAGAGTGCTCCATTCACCAGAGCGAGGACCCCAGATTCGGCTGCATCTATGAAGGATCTAATTGCAGCTGCACAGGCCAAAAGAAAACTAGCACATTCGCAAAATTCAATTTTTGGAAAATTGGACCCTAGTTTTTTAGGCATCAATGATACTCAGATGAGGAGCCATTGCCCAATTATGGTTCAGCATGCTTCAGCTGCCATCGTAATGCCTGTCCCAGTTCAAGAACATCAACAAGACTCATTTCCGTCAAATCATGAGCATCAGTCCTCATCAGGAAATCAAAATGAGACTGATGATAATGAAGAGAGAAGACGTAGTTCAGGGCATGAGTCAGTTGGAGGGTCACTTAGTGGTGGCACTGAGGCTGCTGTTTCTCGGGATGCTTTTGAGGGCATGATAGAGACCTTATCGAGAACTAAGGAAAGTATCGGACGTGCAACACGCCTAGCAATTGATTGTGCCAAGTATGGGATTGCTAGTGAG GTGGTGGAACTTCTCATAAGAAAGTTGGAAAGTGAGCCTCACTTGCATCGAAAAGTGGACTTGTTCTTTCTTGTTGACTCTATCACCCAGTGTTCGCACAACCAAAAAG GTATTGCTGGTGCTTCATATGTTCCTACTGTGCAAGCTGCTTTGCCACGTCTTTTAGGGGCTGCGGCTCCTTCAGGGACCGATGCTTGTGATAACCGTCGTAAATGTCTGAAG gttttgaaGTTGTGGCTTGATAGGAAAATCTTTCCTGAATCTCTTCTGCGTCACTATATAGATGATATTggagcttctgctgatgatgcAACTGTTGGGTTTCGACGTCCTTCCAGATCTGAGCGTGCTGTAAATGATCCTATCAGAGAAATGGAAGGGATGCTTGTTGATGAGTATGGCAG CAATGCAACTATTCAGCTGCCAGGGTTTTTCTCTCCTCATACCTTtcaagatgatgaagaagatgacgaTCTTCCAAATCTTCCAATACCACAAGATGCGAAAAATACATCATCTGGGGAACCTTTCAATGCTTTAGACGACTTGGAAGCACGTGATACTTTGAGTGATACAGCCCATAGAGTTTTAGAGGATGTAGATCGTGAACTTAAAATGGAAGATGTATGTGATCAGCCGAAAGATGTAGCACCTTCCGCTTTCTGTGGGAATGAGACAAAGGGTCAGTCACTGGATGCTAGGGAACCAGTTGCAGAAAAGTCAACTGGGGTGCCTCCTCTTCCAGAGGATTCTCCTCCCCTGCCTGACGAATCACCTCCATCTCCCCCTCCTCTACCTCCTTCTCCACCACCTCCATCCCCACCTCCTCCGCCTTCATCTCCGCCCCCATTGatgccaccaccaccacctccccTTTCACCTCCACCTTCACCgccacctccacctccaccgCCTGCACAATCTATAGCTTTACCACCATCGTTAACCATTCAACAATCCATTGCTAGCCATCAACAGTTACCGCTTCAACTTGGATTTCCTCTAGCATATCCATTATCGCATCAAACATATCCAGGATCTGTGCAGCAAGATCGCGGTAGCATTTTCACT GGTGATCAAATTGTCCAAGGGCCTGGAAGTCATGTTGAGAGGGCTGGAAAAACTGAATTTTTCGTGCAGCAATCATCTAATTTTTCTCCAGCAGGAGTGTGTAGCTCCAGGGAGCCTTCAGCATTTACTTCCTCCAGACAACTAGAATTTGGGAACAGCGATGCACGTTTTAATCCTGAAGCTTCGTCACAGAACCAACGGTTTCAACTGAACATCCCTCTATCCCAAAGACCTATGCTTAGGAACCTGCCTTCAGCACCGTCCAGTCATTTTCCGTATCCAAGCCATGTTCAGTCACAATCCCAGCGTTCCTACACTCATCCTTATTCTTTCCCACCTCAACGTGATGATGGACGGCGATTTAGAAATGAGGAACCATGGCGGATGTCTTCAAGTGGTCGTAGTGCAGAAAACCAGAGTGGTGCTTGGATACAGGGGAGAAATTCACATCCAGGCTTTCCCAGAGTCACAGACA ATTTTTTTCGGCCACCTTCAGTGGCAATGAGCTATCAGCCTTCTTCTGCCAGTAACTTGCAAGCTGTGCCTACAACTCCAG GTCATGCTGCTTCCCAGATGCTACCATCTCGGTCAGACATACCTACCGCAAATTGTTGGAGGCCAGCTTGA